The window GGGACGTCCGATGCCTATCCCACGCTGCGCACCAGCGGGTCGGCCGCGCCGCCAGAAGGCCATAACCTGTCCCTGCTGCGCAACCCCGATGGCAAGCGCCGGTTCGAATGGATGGAAGGGCCGGACGGCAGGCGAAAACTCGTCCAGCGTTCGATCGTCGATCCGAACCTCGAATGGGACATGAGCCTCGTCAAGGACTCGGTCGATCCTGCCACGCCCGAATTCAACGCCAAGGCCGCGCGCGCCAAGCTCGTCAGCCGCTATGGCGCGGAAACCGGCAATTTCGAATTCGGCATCGGTATTTCCGAAGGCGACCGCGCACACCGCGAACCCGAGATGGCGTGCTTCACCTGCCACCTGTCGTGGACCACAAGCTGCGGCGGCTGCCACCTGCCGATCGAGGCCAACTGGAAGACTGGCATCCACCGCTATGAAGGCGGCGAGTCCCGCAACTTTGCCACCTACAACCCGCAGGTCGCGCGCGACGAGATGTTCCAGCTCGGCAAGCACATGACGACCAAGGGCAATCAGGTGGCTCCGGTGCGCTCGTCTTCGGCGCTGGTGCTGTCCTCTACGAACATCAACCGCGAGCGCATCTACGTGCAGCAGCCGCCGATTTCGGCGATCGGCTTCTCCAGCCAGGCCTTCGCGCCGCACTTCCCGCACACCGTGCGCAAGACCGAGACCAAGACCTGCACCGATTGCCACCTGTCGTCCAATGACGACAACAACGCGATCATGGCGCAGCTGCTGCTGCTCGGCACCAACTACGTCAATTTCGTCGGGCTCAATGCATGGACCGGGCTCGAAGGCGGGTTCCAGGCAACGCGCGTGACCGAATATGACGAGCCGCAGGCGGTGATCGGGTCCTATCTCCACCGCTATGCCTATCCCGATTACTGGAAGCTTCATGTCGACCAGAACGGGCGCGAGCTGAAGAACTGGACGCGTGGCAAGACCTTCGACGGCGAGATGTCGGGCGAAACCCAGCCGCTCGAACAGTTCCTCAACGTCCATGAAGGCACGCCTGACCGGGTCGGCTGCTTGCAGCTGCGCGGCGAATACATGTTCGTGGCCGAGGGCAAGGGCGGCTTTGCCGTCTATGATGTCGCCTCGATCGCCAACAAGGGCGTCTCCGAACGCATCCTCAAGGGGCCGTTCTCGGCGCTCGGGCATGACACCAGCGTGAAGACCAGCAACGCCACCTGCATGGCGCTCGCCACCAACCAGCCGATTGCGCCGACCCGCAACACCGAAAAGATGCGGGAGATGAACCAGGAGCAGGCCTTCAAGCCGATCTACAACTACGCCGTCGTGACCGACGCGGTGGAGGGGCTGATCCTCGTCAACGTCAACACGCTGGCCGATGGCGAATTCCGCAACAACCAGCTGCGCCGCAAGACCTTTGCCGATGGCTCCAGCGCGTGGAACCCCGACGGGGTGCTCGACGGGGCGCAGCACATCACGCTGGCGGGCGAGGTGGCCTATATCACCGCGGCCAAGGGCCTCGTGGTGGTCGACCTCTCCGATCCCGCTACGCCGAAACTCGCCGCTGTGCGCCCGCTGCGCGGAGCCAAGGCGAGCGCGATGCAGTTCCGTTACCTGTGGGTCTCGGATGCCGACGGGGTGAAGCTGTTCGACGTCACTTCGATGCGCAATCCGGTCGCGGTGCCTGAAGCCACCGTGCCGCTGGCCGATGCGCGGCGGATCTATATCGCGCGCACCTATGCCTATGTTGCCGCCAAGGGCGATGGCCTCGTGATCCTCGACGTCAAGAACCCGCGAGCCCCCCGCATCTTCCAGAAGGTGACGCTGGGCGGCAGCCTCAATGATGCCGAGGACGTGATCGTCGCCACCACCAATGCTTCGCTGTTCGCCTATGTCGCGGACGGCAGGAACGGGATGAAGGTGCTGCAACTCACCAGCCCGGACAGCCAGCGCAACTTCTACGGCTTCAGCCCCGCGCCGGTGCCCGAGCTGATCGCCTGGGCGAAGACGCCTTCGCCCGCGATTGCCCTGTCCAAGGGCCTCGATCGTGACCGTGCGGTGGACGAGACCGGCGGGCAGATGGCGGTGTTCGGCCGCCTCGGCTCGCGGCCCTTCACCCGCGAGGAGATGGAGCAGCTGTTCATGACCCGCTCGGGCGTGCCGTGGAAGGTCAGCGACGATGTCGACATGCGCCGCTGGGTTGGCCGCGGTGCGCAGGGCGCGCAGCGGGCGGCCGCGCGCAAGTAGATTGCGGGGCCGCCTCCGCGGCCCCGTCCTCGGCGCTGTTTCAATCCCTGCGAGATTGAGCGCCTGCGGCTCGCGCGCGTGCGCTCGCGGCCCGTCCTGCGGCGGGCCGATGAACTTCTATGTATCGATGCAAGGTAGTAGCGGTGGCAGCAGTGCTACTACCGCTCGGCGAACATGCCTGCGATCATCGGTTGAAGGCCGGCGTGGAAGCGCGCCAGCACCTGCCAGTCGCCCACCCTCTCGTAATGCGACACGAGGCTCTCCCCGTCCCAGCGGTGGAGCGCATAGGTCGGCGGTTCGGTGGTGATGAGCTCGCGGTCATCGGGCACGTTCTGGTCGATGGGCGACAGGTCCATCGCCACCAGCGGCGCGACCGAGGGTGTCACGCCGAGCGGGATGCCGGCAAAGCTGGTGGTGATCTGGCGGTGCAGGTGCCCGCAATGGATCGCCTGGACCTGCGTCTGCCCGGTCAGCACTTCGCGCAGCCGCTCGATCCAAGGCTCGTTCGGGGCCGGGTCCATCCAGTCGATCCCGGCAACCACCGGCGGATGGTGCATGAAGATCAGGGTCGGCTGATCGGGCGCTTCGCCGAGGCGATCGGCCAGCCAGCGTCCGCGCGCCTCGCAGAAGGCTCCGCCGTGGCGACCGTCTTCCAACGTGTCGAGGCAGATGATCCGGAGGCCGAGCGGCGCTTCGACCACATAGTGCAGAAACCCGCCATCGGCCGTCTCGACATGAGGGAAAGCGCCCAGCAGCCCTGCGCGGCTATCGTGATTGCCCACCATCGGTAGGATCGGGAAGGGCACATCGCGGATCAACTCGGCGGTCTTGGCGAAGCTTTCCGTGTCGCCATGATCGGTGATGTCGCCCGATAGCACCAGCATGTCCGGCCGGTTCGGTCCATCGAGCAGGCGGGCGAGTGTCGCGCGGAAGCGGGTGAGATTGAGCTCTTCGGGCTTTTCCTCGGGGGCAAAGCCGACGTGAATGTCGGTCATCTGTGCGATCAGCACGGTCCCTGAGGAGGCGGCGGCCCGTTCCATCCCTATTTCCTAGCGACCCCGCTCACCACTGCAACCCGTGCTTTTAACGGAGGCGGTGCGGGCGCGCGTTTGGGTTCGCGGCCCTGGGGCGACCATTGGCCGGCGGGCACGTGATAGGAATGGCACATGGCGCATTCGGAGGGGACGATCTTCTTGGTCTTCACCGCCGTCGCGCCAAGGTGGCAATCGCGGCAGGACTTGAGATCGGGGATCAAGAGATCGCTGGCCGCCTTGGAGGTGTCCGCCGAATGGCAATCGGTGCATTCTTCCTTCTTGTGCGCCTCGTGGTTGAAATAGCCGCTGGTGAGGAAGCGATCGGGCAGGTTGACCGGCACGAGATCGGCCTGGCCCGTCCTGCCCCGCGCAGGCAGGTGGCATTCGGTGCAGATTCCGCCGGCTGACAGCGCGTTCGACAGGCCGATATAGGCGCGCACCGGGCGGCCGAAATCGGCGGCATAGGCTCCGCTGCCGCCGAAGGCGCCGGGGCGTTGGCGATTGCCGCCCAGCACCGGGCGCGGGCCGGTGGTGATCCGCGCAAGATCCTCGGCGAGCTGCTTGATATTGCCGTGGCGCAGCTTGCTGAACCCGCCCGCGCCGCGGCCCGAGACGAGGCTGTGGCAGCTTTCGCAGGCGTTCTCCATCTCGACCGGCTTGAACCCGATCTTGTCCGCATTCAGTGTGTGGCAGTCCTTGCATTCGAGCGGATTGCCATAGCGCGGAAGGCTCACCGCCATCCGCGCCGCACCGCCGCGCGCGTCCATGTGAACGTCATGCGGGAACTTCAGCCCGCTGCGCTCCACCGGCTTCGTATCGAGCGAGGCGCGCACGGGCTTCGCGGCACCGAAGCTGGCGAAGTAGACCGGGCGGAACTGCGGGTGGCCCTTGCCGAAGTCATGCGCATCGGCGAGCTTGGTATCGGTGAGGCGGCTGTCCAGATCCTTGTGGCAGTCCGAACAGAAGGCTTCGTCGCCCGCCTTCTGGCGCACCGGACCTTCGTGTTCGGAGTGGCACGAGACGCAGCCCAGCGGGCCTTCCTTGCCCAGGGCCTGGCCGATCCGCCATTGCAGCGCCTCGCCAGCGGGCAGGGACGGCATGCCCTTGCTCTGGCGTGCCATGGCCGCGTGATCGGCGGTTTCCTTGTGGCAGCTGGCACAGGTTTCGTCCTGCACGCTCTCGAAAGCGGCGACGTGGCAGCTTTCGCAATTATCCTTGAGGCTGTGGTGCTTCAGCGACAACGCGCCCGGATCCCATGCGGCATCGAGCACCACCGTTCCCGGGGTCTTGCCGGTGGGATCGACCTTGGCCGGAGCACGCAGCAGGAAGCTCGCGACCGGCACCATCAGCAGCAGCAGGACGATCGCGCCTGCCAGAATCCAGCTCGTCGCCCGCTTGCCGGGGAGCACGCTGGCAAGGGTGAAGCCGCGCAGGGCATCGCCCTTGCCTTCATCCTCGGTGACTTGGCGGATGATGATGGCGATATTGCCATCGGCCTCGCGGGTGATTGCGAGCCGCGCTGCGCCCAGCGCGATCTCGCCGCCGGTGCGCGGATCGATCGTGCCTTCGGTGACCACCCGGCCATCGAGCCCGAAGCCCAGCGTGCCAAGCGCCGCTGCCGCCAGCGTGCCATCGCTCTGCAAGGCAAGGCGCACGTGGTTCTGCTCCACCGCCAGATCGGGCAGGTGGATGTCGTTCTCTGCCGCGCGGCCGATGGTGAGCGCCGTCTGCTCCACCACGCGGTCGCGGACGATCTCGCGTCCGGCGGCGGTGAAATCGATGGTGCGGATCAGGAATGCCATCGCTGCCTCCTCACCAATAGAAGAACACGGAGATGACATGCGCGGTCAGCGCAGCGATCAGGGCGATGGTGAGCGGCACATGGATGTAGAGCCAGATTTCCAGCATCGCACGGATGCGCAATGCGCCGCGGATCTGGGCAAGCTGTTCGCTGCGCTTTTCGAGCAGCCCGGCAACCCGTTCCCGCGCTTCGCCGCCGCCGCCCATGCCCGCCAGCGCGCGGGCTGTGGCGCAGCCGGGATAGCGGGCCGTCAGCCGCGCGATCAGCCCACCGGCAAACACGTCCTGCCCCAGCGCTTCGATAACCAGATCGGCCTCGGCCCGGCCCAGCGGCTGGGCGGCGCTTTCCAGCTGGCGCTCGATCGCGGTCAGCGCGTCGAGCATCTGCTTGCGCGTCATTTCCTTGCGGTTGGCCGAAAGGCTCTGCGGCAGGGTGGCATAGACCACCACGCCGTAGATGCCGGTGGCGATCACCAGCAGCATCAGCACATAGGCGAGGGTGTGGACGTTCCAGCCGATCTGGAAACCGGTGTGGAGCGTTCCGATGACCACCAGCGACAGGCCGAGATAGACATGGGCGCTGGTCCACGCCTTGAGGCTCCATGCGCCCGGATTGATGCGCCGCTTGCGCACCCCCAGCAGCGACAGCCAGATGATGAGGCCAAAGCCGATCGTGCCGAGCGTGTAGCCATACCAGCTGCCGCCATTGGGGCGGGGCTGCTGATCGATCAAGAGATAGCCCGCCGCCGCCGTGACGCACAGCGCCAGCGCGATCCATGCCCAGCGGAAGCCCTTGTGCTTCAGGAAGCTGACGTGATCGGAATCGCGCCGCTTTTCGTCCTGGCTGAAGCGCCCGGTGCCCCCGATTTTGCCGTCTGGTGCCTTGCTCGCCATTACTCGGCGTCCTCGGCAAGCTTGGTGAAGGTCAGGAACTTGTCGGGCGATACGCGGATGGCCGCGCCCGTCGGGCAGGCGCGCACGCAGGCAGGGCCGCCGTCGATGCCGGAGCACATGTCGCACTTGATCGCCAGCTTGGCCTTGGCGACCCCTTCCTTCTCGGCCTCCTTCTTGCGCCAGCCATAGGGTGCCTCGCCCGGGCCGGGCCCCTTGCCGAACAGCATCCACTGGAGCAGGCTCGGCTTCTTGGGCGGCTTGGCGTCCATGCGGATCACGCCATAGGGGCAGTTGCGCTGGCAATTGCCGCAGCCGATGCAGGTCTCGTCGATGAAGACCTCGCCATCCGGGCCGCGCTTGATCGCATTGGGCGGGCAATCGGCCATGCAATGCGGATGCTCGCAGTGGCGGCATGACGTCGGCACGTGGAGGTGGGCATAG is drawn from Erythrobacter sp. and contains these coding sequences:
- a CDS encoding cytochrome c3 family protein; this translates as MAFLIRTIDFTAAGREIVRDRVVEQTALTIGRAAENDIHLPDLAVEQNHVRLALQSDGTLAAAALGTLGFGLDGRVVTEGTIDPRTGGEIALGAARLAITREADGNIAIIIRQVTEDEGKGDALRGFTLASVLPGKRATSWILAGAIVLLLLMVPVASFLLRAPAKVDPTGKTPGTVVLDAAWDPGALSLKHHSLKDNCESCHVAAFESVQDETCASCHKETADHAAMARQSKGMPSLPAGEALQWRIGQALGKEGPLGCVSCHSEHEGPVRQKAGDEAFCSDCHKDLDSRLTDTKLADAHDFGKGHPQFRPVYFASFGAAKPVRASLDTKPVERSGLKFPHDVHMDARGGAARMAVSLPRYGNPLECKDCHTLNADKIGFKPVEMENACESCHSLVSGRGAGGFSKLRHGNIKQLAEDLARITTGPRPVLGGNRQRPGAFGGSGAYAADFGRPVRAYIGLSNALSAGGICTECHLPARGRTGQADLVPVNLPDRFLTSGYFNHEAHKKEECTDCHSADTSKAASDLLIPDLKSCRDCHLGATAVKTKKIVPSECAMCHSYHVPAGQWSPQGREPKRAPAPPPLKARVAVVSGVARK
- a CDS encoding metallophosphoesterase; protein product: MERAAASSGTVLIAQMTDIHVGFAPEEKPEELNLTRFRATLARLLDGPNRPDMLVLSGDITDHGDTESFAKTAELIRDVPFPILPMVGNHDSRAGLLGAFPHVETADGGFLHYVVEAPLGLRIICLDTLEDGRHGGAFCEARGRWLADRLGEAPDQPTLIFMHHPPVVAGIDWMDPAPNEPWIERLREVLTGQTQVQAIHCGHLHRQITTSFAGIPLGVTPSVAPLVAMDLSPIDQNVPDDRELITTEPPTYALHRWDGESLVSHYERVGDWQVLARFHAGLQPMIAGMFAER